The Acidianus manzaensis genome has a window encoding:
- a CDS encoding acyl-CoA dehydrogenase family protein produces the protein MSEEEYRQKLKEWIDKNRSPELERKVLFDTVESNNYDQIREWQRKLYEAGYLGITWPKEYGGQGLDPIYEVIAYEEFLKAGLPYGRSLGSIGLMVVAPAILKHGNEDQKRKYLRRILSAEDIWCQGFSEPNAGSDLANVKTKAEEKGDYFIVNGQKIWSSYAHVADRMILLARTGEDKYHGLTMFIVDMKQEGIKVSPIHQITGKSDFNVVYLTDVKIPKENIIGKIGEGWKVAMTVLNHERFFLGITMLFASKIVIDKLGLKDQNLIDDLQGLEAFYKRILIKLRNGEDIDVEGAILKLVSSELLQKIYEIAITNNDLEKIMEEKWYLGMLSSRGRTIAGGTSEILRNLIGERALKLPK, from the coding sequence ATATCAGAGGAAGAATATCGGCAAAAACTAAAAGAGTGGATAGATAAAAATCGTTCTCCTGAGTTAGAAAGAAAAGTACTTTTTGATACAGTAGAAAGTAATAACTATGATCAAATAAGAGAATGGCAAAGAAAATTGTACGAAGCAGGATATCTAGGAATTACTTGGCCAAAAGAATATGGAGGTCAGGGATTAGATCCCATTTATGAAGTTATAGCTTATGAGGAATTTCTAAAGGCTGGATTACCATATGGTCGAAGTTTAGGATCTATAGGTCTTATGGTAGTAGCTCCAGCTATTTTAAAGCATGGAAATGAAGATCAAAAAAGAAAATATTTGAGAAGAATTTTATCAGCAGAAGATATTTGGTGTCAAGGATTTTCTGAACCTAATGCAGGATCAGATTTAGCTAATGTGAAAACAAAAGCCGAGGAAAAAGGAGATTATTTTATTGTAAATGGACAGAAGATTTGGAGTAGTTATGCTCATGTAGCTGATCGTATGATTTTACTTGCAAGGACTGGAGAAGATAAGTATCATGGATTAACTATGTTTATAGTAGACATGAAACAGGAAGGCATTAAAGTTTCTCCAATTCATCAAATAACTGGAAAAAGTGATTTTAACGTAGTATACTTAACTGACGTTAAAATACCTAAGGAAAACATAATAGGAAAAATTGGAGAAGGATGGAAAGTTGCTATGACTGTTCTTAATCATGAAAGATTCTTTTTGGGAATAACTATGTTATTCGCATCAAAAATAGTAATTGATAAATTAGGACTTAAAGATCAGAATTTAATAGATGATTTACAAGGCTTAGAAGCTTTCTATAAAAGAATTCTAATTAAGTTAAGAAACGGAGAAGATATAGACGTAGAAGGAGCAATACTAAAGCTAGTTTCTTCAGAACTATTACAAAAAATTTACGAAATTGCTATTACAAATAATGACCTAGAGAAAATTATGGAAGAAAAGTGGTATTTAGGAATGCTATCATCTAGAGGTAGAACAATAGCTGGAGGTACATCAGAAATATTAAGAAATCTTATAGGCGAGAGAGCACTAAAACTTCCGAAGTGA
- a CDS encoding ferredoxin family protein — MKIEEKLYTLRYKRDEIPHLEIKDQMTCKKCEETYGTPQPCISVCPANVYSWINGKIVVSYENCVECGACKIACPFNNIIWKYPRYGLGIALRYG, encoded by the coding sequence ATGAAAATAGAAGAAAAATTATATACTTTAAGATATAAAAGAGATGAAATTCCGCATTTGGAAATAAAAGATCAAATGACTTGCAAAAAATGTGAAGAAACATACGGAACTCCACAGCCATGCATTTCCGTCTGCCCTGCTAACGTATACTCATGGATAAATGGAAAGATAGTAGTATCTTACGAAAACTGTGTAGAGTGTGGTGCATGTAAAATTGCTTGCCCATTCAATAATATAATCTGGAAATATCCAAGATACGGATTAGGCATAGCATTAAGATACGGATAA
- a CDS encoding NAD(P)/FAD-dependent oxidoreductase, producing MKFDVIVIGAGPAGSAASLLASKAGLKVLTIERGPEPGSKNVSGAMIRVSEIAKVFDTSNLPAEREVKKIKLMLSSKNGDVSVEASPLTKLVTVSRLKFDKFLWQQAENNKALLIPKTTALGIEKDSSSYKVITDRGEIEGDKIVLAEGVNSLLSMKLGLRPELSPESTVQAIKEVYSLNKEEVSKRLNLSSDDGLAWRVISNSPVPYAGFLYTYKDSISVGVGIPMQELIERKIRPYEILDEFEKKFGITELVKGSSLREYSAKIIPEDGFPKWRACKEGIYAVGDSIGLVNPLVFNGIGPAIISGSIAGTAVTESWSCQKYVSELYNSREIKEIAKLRPIESEMLGKGYLSVYDDMITNLIESWISGDLSEVSQYKSQFPSMIKHLLMLWGSMI from the coding sequence ATGAAGTTTGACGTAATTGTAATAGGTGCAGGTCCGGCTGGTAGTGCAGCTTCTCTATTAGCTTCAAAAGCTGGACTTAAAGTGCTTACAATAGAAAGAGGACCAGAACCTGGTTCAAAAAATGTGTCTGGAGCAATGATAAGAGTATCAGAAATAGCTAAAGTATTTGATACTAGCAATTTACCAGCGGAAAGAGAAGTTAAAAAAATCAAACTAATGCTATCATCTAAAAATGGCGATGTAAGCGTAGAAGCATCTCCTCTTACTAAGTTAGTTACAGTTTCAAGATTGAAATTTGATAAATTCTTATGGCAACAAGCTGAAAATAATAAAGCTTTACTAATTCCTAAAACTACAGCACTGGGAATAGAGAAAGATTCTTCTTCATACAAAGTAATTACAGATAGAGGAGAAATAGAAGGAGATAAAATAGTACTGGCAGAAGGAGTAAATTCTCTATTGTCAATGAAATTAGGATTAAGGCCAGAATTATCGCCAGAAAGTACAGTTCAGGCAATAAAGGAAGTTTACAGCCTAAATAAGGAAGAAGTAAGTAAGAGATTAAATCTTTCATCAGATGATGGATTAGCCTGGAGAGTTATATCAAATTCTCCTGTTCCTTATGCTGGATTCCTATATACGTATAAGGATTCAATATCAGTAGGAGTTGGAATACCAATGCAAGAATTGATAGAAAGAAAAATTAGACCATACGAAATTTTAGATGAATTTGAAAAGAAATTTGGAATAACAGAACTCGTAAAAGGTTCTTCTCTGAGAGAATATTCAGCTAAAATAATTCCAGAGGATGGATTTCCAAAATGGAGAGCTTGTAAAGAAGGCATTTATGCAGTAGGGGATTCAATAGGTTTAGTAAATCCTTTAGTATTTAATGGCATAGGTCCAGCTATAATTTCTGGTAGTATAGCAGGAACTGCAGTAACAGAATCTTGGAGCTGTCAAAAATACGTATCTGAATTATACAATTCAAGAGAAATCAAAGAAATAGCAAAATTAAGGCCAATAGAAAGCGAAATGCTAGGTAAGGGATATCTTTCTGTATATGATGACATGATTACTAACTTAATTGAATCGTGGATTTCTGGAGATTTATCAGAAGTAAGCCAATATAAGTCACAATTCCCATCTATGATTAAACATTTACTCATGTTATGGGGGAGTATGATATGA
- a CDS encoding toluene hydroxylase has protein sequence MKPTPQEPRLPTRDEYYDLENRLEWTPKYVSEEELFPVDMTGVPNLPIDVWAELYDAPYKVTYREYVKNQKEKDQKVFSVRDAGIRAELVKKLDSTYHQGAFCFHITAVPIPEYTAAIAEIRMARFAKAGEWRNLATFGSMDEVRHAQLQILLSHDNVTVNPKFAFAHKMFWTDGWLPIAARSFFDDTITGTTAIEFALLTTFAFETGFTNLQFIAYAAMANKANDFVFSTATQSIQTDESRHAQIGHPVLKTFTDVTKLSEELQKKV, from the coding sequence ATGAAACCAACTCCGCAAGAACCTAGATTACCCACAAGAGATGAGTACTACGATTTAGAAAATAGACTAGAATGGACGCCAAAATATGTATCGGAAGAAGAACTATTCCCAGTAGATATGACGGGAGTCCCTAACTTACCAATAGACGTTTGGGCAGAACTATACGATGCTCCTTATAAAGTAACTTATAGGGAGTACGTTAAGAATCAAAAAGAAAAAGACCAAAAAGTATTTTCAGTAAGAGATGCTGGTATTCGTGCCGAATTAGTTAAAAAATTAGATTCAACATATCATCAAGGAGCATTCTGCTTCCATATAACTGCAGTACCAATACCAGAATATACGGCAGCAATTGCAGAAATAAGAATGGCCAGATTTGCTAAAGCGGGGGAATGGAGGAACCTAGCTACATTTGGTTCGATGGATGAAGTAAGACATGCACAACTACAGATATTATTATCTCATGATAATGTAACAGTAAATCCAAAATTTGCATTCGCTCATAAAATGTTCTGGACAGATGGCTGGTTACCTATTGCAGCAAGATCATTTTTTGATGACACAATAACAGGCACTACAGCAATAGAGTTTGCGTTATTGACAACTTTTGCGTTTGAAACCGGATTTACAAACTTACAATTTATAGCTTATGCTGCAATGGCTAACAAAGCTAATGATTTCGTGTTTTCTACCGCTACACAAAGCATTCAGACAGATGAATCAAGACATGCTCAAATCGGGCATCCTGTGTTAAAGACATTTACAGATGTTACTAAACTATCTGAAGAATTACAAAAGAAAGTTTGA
- a CDS encoding CBS domain-containing protein — MNIKQIMTKNLVVIDESSSIRDAASKMREYNVSSVVMRKGDQITAILTERDITRAVAMGKNYNDPALDIATTKILRIESDKPLIEAMDIMASYGVRHLVVTEKGKDIGIISMRDVMGTMSLLEAEEMTY; from the coding sequence ATGAATATAAAACAAATAATGACTAAAAATTTAGTTGTAATAGACGAATCTTCATCGATAAGGGATGCAGCATCAAAGATGAGAGAATATAACGTAAGTTCAGTAGTAATGAGAAAAGGAGATCAGATTACAGCTATCTTGACAGAGAGAGATATAACTAGAGCAGTAGCCATGGGAAAAAATTACAATGATCCAGCTTTAGATATAGCTACAACTAAAATATTGAGAATAGAGTCAGATAAGCCATTAATTGAAGCAATGGATATAATGGCATCTTATGGAGTAAGGCATTTAGTAGTTACTGAAAAAGGAAAAGATATAGGGATAATTTCAATGAGAGACGTAATGGGCACAATGTCCCTCTTGGAAGCAGAAGAGATGACTTATTGA
- a CDS encoding MaoC/PaaZ C-terminal domain-containing protein, with product MTIEVTKIGYKFITKRRTITEADIILFAGLTGDMHPAHLDEIYSKSSIFGKRVSHGFLTLSLLQGLLAQHEIINNIVALLGVNNVKFKSPVFIGDTIWSECEIVDSRESKGKSGNYVVNIHCVGKKQDNTEILEYDIIELMKL from the coding sequence TTGACCATTGAGGTAACTAAGATAGGATATAAGTTCATAACTAAACGGAGAACAATTACCGAGGCAGATATAATATTATTTGCAGGACTTACTGGTGATATGCATCCAGCACATTTAGATGAAATTTACTCAAAATCCTCAATATTTGGGAAAAGAGTCTCACATGGCTTTCTAACTCTTTCACTTTTACAAGGTTTACTAGCCCAACATGAGATTATTAATAATATAGTAGCCTTATTAGGTGTAAATAATGTGAAATTCAAATCTCCAGTATTTATAGGAGATACTATTTGGTCCGAATGTGAAATAGTAGATAGTAGAGAGAGCAAAGGTAAATCAGGAAATTATGTTGTAAACATACATTGTGTTGGGAAAAAGCAGGATAATACAGAAATTTTAGAGTATGATATAATAGAACTTATGAAGCTGTGA
- a CDS encoding MaoC family dehydratase: MYFEDFQIGQKWETKGRTVTEADVVLFTGLTGALNPLFLDEEYGKKTRFGSRILPGLLTASFAVGLAYQLSTDPFGEGFVALTKVEIEAKKAVKIGDTLKVIVEVADKKERQKDGRIYLNLTTLNQNKEEVMKLKMEILCNKKED; this comes from the coding sequence ATGTATTTTGAAGATTTTCAAATTGGACAAAAATGGGAAACAAAAGGTAGAACAGTAACAGAAGCAGACGTAGTACTGTTTACTGGATTAACTGGAGCTTTAAACCCATTATTTCTTGACGAAGAGTACGGAAAGAAAACCAGATTCGGGTCAAGAATTTTACCTGGTTTACTAACTGCATCATTCGCAGTAGGTTTAGCATATCAATTATCTACAGATCCTTTCGGAGAAGGATTTGTAGCATTAACCAAAGTAGAAATTGAAGCTAAAAAGGCAGTAAAAATTGGAGATACTCTTAAAGTTATAGTAGAAGTTGCTGACAAAAAGGAAAGACAAAAAGACGGAAGAATTTACTTGAATTTAACTACACTTAATCAGAATAAAGAAGAAGTTATGAAATTAAAGATGGAAATTTTATGTAATAAAAAAGAGGATTAG
- a CDS encoding FAD-binding protein translates to MVKVIVSIKQVPDADDLRVDPVTNTLVREGVPAVINPPDLHAIEEGVRVKERYGGETAVITMGPPQAEPSLREALAMGIDKAYLITDRALAGADTWATSYTLFKAIKKIGEADLYIFGRRAVDGETEQVGPQTAKWLGIPIVGYVSEIKKIDMQNHSITVVRTTEFDEETVEVPLPAVITVNETINKPRQPDIMSIINSKLAKIIKLNKDDINAEPNKIGLAGSPTKVIKVHPPPKTRNPEIFQGKDPKEAADWIIEKIKTSLLTKEENTTYQKPSPITKVNGEIWVYVDHISGEPNEASWEIMGEARRIADLMSTSLSAVIIGADLAKEAFSYGADKVYQVKTSMKRYDNDVYTRALSSLAKKYKPEAIFFPGTKNSRELASTSAIEIDTGLIADCTSFDVDSKGILNSTRPDFGGKEMSTIICPTSRPVMVTVRAGVFKPLPKAERKGELVEETVDDEFSRYNVLEYKKIEKKNELTEADVVIGVGRGIKSPENIKLAEELASVIGGVVGVTKPLADMGWYPKDKQVGQTGNTIRPKLYIALGISGAVQHLVGISGSKRIIAINLDPGAPIFQNCDYGIVGDLFEIVPEIIKRWSK, encoded by the coding sequence ATGGTAAAAGTAATAGTATCAATTAAACAAGTGCCAGATGCTGACGATCTAAGAGTAGATCCAGTAACTAATACTTTAGTAAGAGAAGGAGTACCTGCAGTAATAAATCCTCCAGATCTACACGCAATAGAAGAAGGAGTAAGAGTTAAAGAAAGATATGGGGGAGAAACCGCAGTAATTACAATGGGTCCACCACAAGCTGAACCATCATTAAGAGAAGCCTTAGCTATGGGTATTGATAAAGCCTATTTAATAACTGATAGAGCTCTGGCCGGAGCAGATACTTGGGCCACTTCTTACACTCTTTTCAAAGCTATCAAAAAAATTGGAGAAGCTGATCTATACATTTTTGGTAGAAGAGCAGTAGACGGTGAAACAGAACAAGTAGGTCCACAGACTGCAAAATGGTTAGGAATACCTATAGTAGGTTATGTAAGCGAGATAAAGAAGATTGATATGCAAAATCATTCAATAACAGTAGTGAGAACAACTGAATTTGATGAGGAAACTGTAGAAGTTCCATTACCTGCAGTTATTACTGTAAACGAAACGATAAACAAGCCTAGACAGCCAGACATTATGAGCATAATAAATTCAAAATTAGCTAAAATAATTAAATTAAATAAAGACGATATAAATGCAGAACCGAATAAAATAGGGCTAGCTGGTTCTCCGACAAAAGTTATAAAAGTTCACCCTCCACCAAAGACAAGAAATCCAGAAATATTTCAAGGTAAAGATCCTAAAGAAGCTGCAGATTGGATAATTGAAAAAATTAAAACATCGTTATTAACAAAAGAAGAGAATACAACATATCAAAAACCTTCTCCAATAACAAAAGTTAACGGAGAAATATGGGTTTATGTAGATCATATTTCAGGAGAGCCAAATGAAGCGTCTTGGGAGATTATGGGAGAAGCAAGAAGAATAGCCGATTTGATGTCTACAAGCTTATCTGCAGTAATAATAGGAGCTGATCTAGCTAAGGAAGCATTTTCTTACGGTGCGGATAAAGTATATCAAGTGAAGACTTCAATGAAAAGATATGATAATGATGTTTATACTAGAGCATTATCTTCCTTAGCTAAGAAATATAAACCTGAGGCAATATTCTTCCCTGGCACTAAAAATTCCAGAGAATTAGCTTCTACTTCAGCTATAGAAATCGACACAGGATTGATAGCTGATTGTACTAGCTTTGATGTAGATTCAAAAGGAATACTTAACTCTACTAGACCAGATTTTGGAGGAAAGGAAATGTCTACAATAATATGCCCTACCAGTAGACCAGTTATGGTTACAGTTAGAGCAGGAGTGTTTAAACCATTACCTAAGGCAGAGAGAAAAGGAGAGCTAGTAGAAGAAACTGTAGACGACGAATTTTCTAGGTATAATGTTTTAGAGTATAAAAAAATAGAGAAGAAAAACGAATTAACTGAAGCTGACGTAGTTATAGGAGTAGGAAGAGGAATAAAAAGTCCAGAAAACATAAAGCTAGCCGAAGAATTAGCTTCAGTCATAGGTGGCGTTGTAGGAGTTACAAAGCCGTTAGCTGATATGGGTTGGTATCCAAAGGATAAGCAAGTAGGACAGACAGGAAATACTATTAGACCAAAATTATATATTGCATTAGGAATTTCTGGAGCAGTTCAGCATCTAGTAGGAATATCTGGATCTAAGAGAATTATTGCAATAAATCTAGATCCAGGAGCTCCAATATTTCAGAATTGTGACTATGGTATTGTAGGAGATCTTTTTGAAATAGTTCCAGAAATAATTAAGAGGTGGAGTAAATGA
- a CDS encoding acyl-CoA dehydrogenase family protein, which produces MLLDLESKDEDLQLVLSSFSEAIARFKGRDEISLFNELKNIGVFDFIKNTSTVNSLLIQEFIGESLLPSIVSTSALLGSDVPATLGVKYFPDADKAEIIVTPEGMISRDKVKLIEVESPDPSVKMFKLSDVSLSSSEYNFDNAKFFASAQIIGHGIACMKSAINYSNSRIAFGKPIGSYEAIKHKIVDDTIGLELVRSRYLTGERSNVFDHAFRKAFRAILDSIQIHGGMGFTADLDLHLHLKRILLLDKALS; this is translated from the coding sequence ATGTTATTAGATTTAGAATCTAAGGATGAAGATTTACAGTTAGTTTTATCATCATTTTCAGAGGCTATTGCAAGATTTAAAGGAAGAGACGAGATTTCGCTCTTTAATGAGCTAAAGAATATAGGAGTTTTCGATTTTATAAAAAATACATCTACTGTTAATTCTCTGTTAATTCAAGAATTTATTGGAGAGAGTCTATTACCATCAATTGTATCTACGTCAGCATTACTAGGATCAGATGTTCCAGCTACTTTAGGAGTGAAGTATTTTCCTGATGCTGATAAAGCTGAAATAATAGTGACTCCCGAAGGTATGATAAGCAGAGATAAAGTTAAATTAATTGAAGTTGAATCTCCTGATCCTTCAGTTAAAATGTTTAAATTAAGCGATGTATCTCTTTCTTCCAGCGAATATAATTTCGATAACGCAAAATTTTTTGCTTCAGCTCAAATTATTGGGCATGGTATTGCTTGCATGAAAAGTGCTATTAATTATTCAAATTCTAGAATAGCTTTTGGCAAACCCATAGGTTCATACGAGGCTATAAAACACAAAATAGTTGATGATACTATAGGTTTAGAATTAGTTAGATCTAGATATCTTACTGGAGAAAGAAGTAACGTGTTTGATCATGCGTTTAGAAAGGCTTTTAGAGCGATATTAGATTCTATACAGATTCATGGAGGAATGGGCTTCACAGCAGATTTAGATCTTCATTTGCATTTAAAAAGAATTTTGCTTTTGGATAAAGCATTAAGCTAA
- a CDS encoding fumarylacetoacetate hydrolase family protein: MMKIFRVVKRGYYISYAILENNIVIRLDEDPVRALIRYSENKEVLGDKVVGLDYELLLKNFQVNDVKITKPIDPLEVWGSGISYEMARERYSEENVAKILGKTIYDTVYDAVRPEIFFKATPNRCVGHGEAIAVRSDSEWTLPEPELAVVIDSNGKILGYTIMDDVSARDLEAENPLYLPQSKIYAGCCAFGPFIVTPDEVKNPYNLDIKLRILREGKVFYEGSVNTSKMRRKIEEQIEYIIRDNPIPDGTILTTGTAIVPGRDKGLKHRDVVEISISSLGTLITPVIKHEKEDKI, from the coding sequence ATGATGAAAATATTTAGAGTTGTAAAAAGAGGTTACTACATAAGTTATGCAATATTAGAAAATAATATTGTAATAAGACTAGACGAAGATCCAGTGAGAGCGTTAATTAGATACTCAGAAAACAAGGAAGTATTAGGAGATAAGGTTGTTGGATTAGATTATGAACTGTTACTGAAGAACTTTCAAGTAAATGACGTTAAGATCACTAAACCAATAGATCCCTTAGAAGTGTGGGGATCTGGAATATCATATGAAATGGCTAGGGAAAGATATTCTGAAGAGAACGTGGCTAAAATATTAGGTAAGACAATATATGACACTGTTTATGATGCAGTAAGGCCAGAAATATTCTTCAAAGCAACACCAAATAGATGTGTTGGTCATGGCGAAGCCATAGCTGTGAGAAGTGACTCTGAATGGACCTTACCGGAGCCTGAATTGGCAGTAGTTATAGATTCTAATGGAAAGATTTTAGGTTATACTATAATGGATGATGTTTCAGCTAGGGATCTAGAAGCTGAAAATCCACTTTATTTACCTCAGTCTAAGATATATGCTGGTTGCTGCGCTTTTGGACCCTTCATAGTTACACCAGATGAGGTAAAGAATCCATATAATTTAGATATAAAGTTGAGAATTCTAAGAGAAGGTAAGGTATTCTATGAGGGTAGTGTTAATACTAGCAAAATGAGAAGGAAGATTGAGGAACAGATAGAGTATATTATCAGGGATAATCCAATACCAGATGGAACTATTTTGACTACTGGAACTGCTATAGTTCCTGGAAGAGATAAAGGACTTAAGCATAGAGACGTAGTAGAGATAAGTATAAGTAGTTTAGGAACGCTAATAACACCAGTTATAAAACATGAAAAAGAAGATAAAATATAA
- a CDS encoding aldehyde dehydrogenase family protein encodes MKSYQELADKWIKGNGEEYLDINPADKDHVLAKIKLYTKDNVKEAINRAVAKFEEWAKTPAPKRGSILLKAGELMEQEAQEFALLMTLEEGKTLKDSIFEVMRSYNLLKFYGALAFKISGKTLPSADPNTRIFTLKEPLGVVALITPWNFPLSILVWKLAPALTAGNTVLLKPATKTPLLVAKLVEVLSKAGLPEGVVNLVVGKGSEVGDTIVTDDSVAAVSFTGSTEVGQRIYRLVGSKKRMTRIQLELGGKNALYIDKSADLTLAAELAVRGAFGLTGQSCTATSRLIVHKDIYSQFKQRLLERVKKWRVGLGTEDVDMGPVVDEFQFKKDLEYIEYGKNAGAKLIYGGNTISRKGYFLEPTIFEGVTSEIRLFKEEIFGPILSVTEAKDLDEAIRLVNAVDYGHTAGIVSTDIKAINEFLARVEAGVIKVNKPTVGLELQAPFGGFKNSGATTWKEMGEEALEFYLKEKTVYEGW; translated from the coding sequence ATGAAATCATATCAGGAGTTGGCGGATAAGTGGATTAAGGGTAATGGAGAGGAATACCTTGACATAAATCCTGCAGATAAGGATCATGTATTAGCTAAAATCAAATTGTACACTAAGGACAACGTTAAAGAGGCCATAAATAGAGCTGTGGCAAAGTTTGAAGAATGGGCCAAAACTCCCGCACCAAAGAGAGGTTCTATTTTACTTAAGGCTGGAGAATTGATGGAACAAGAGGCTCAAGAATTTGCGCTATTGATGACTCTTGAAGAGGGTAAGACACTTAAAGATAGCATATTTGAAGTAATGAGAAGCTATAATCTACTTAAATTCTATGGGGCTTTAGCCTTTAAGATCTCTGGAAAAACCTTGCCTTCAGCTGATCCTAATACAAGAATATTTACTTTGAAAGAACCTTTAGGTGTAGTAGCGTTAATTACCCCATGGAACTTCCCACTTTCAATACTTGTCTGGAAATTAGCCCCAGCATTAACTGCGGGTAATACTGTACTATTAAAACCTGCAACAAAAACACCATTATTAGTAGCTAAATTAGTTGAAGTGTTAAGCAAAGCTGGTTTACCGGAAGGTGTAGTGAATCTAGTAGTAGGGAAGGGAAGCGAAGTCGGTGATACTATAGTAACAGACGATAGTGTGGCTGCTGTTTCGTTTACTGGATCTACAGAGGTTGGACAAAGAATTTATAGGCTGGTAGGATCTAAAAAGAGAATGACCAGAATACAATTAGAATTAGGTGGAAAGAATGCACTTTATATTGATAAGAGCGCTGATTTAACACTAGCTGCAGAACTAGCAGTAAGGGGAGCTTTTGGATTAACAGGACAATCTTGTACGGCGACGAGTAGGTTGATAGTCCATAAGGATATCTATAGTCAGTTTAAGCAAAGACTTTTAGAGAGAGTTAAGAAGTGGAGAGTTGGACTAGGTACTGAAGATGTTGATATGGGTCCGGTAGTGGATGAATTTCAGTTTAAGAAAGATTTAGAATATATAGAATATGGGAAAAATGCAGGGGCTAAATTAATTTATGGTGGAAATACTATAAGTCGTAAAGGATATTTCCTAGAGCCTACTATATTTGAAGGAGTTACATCGGAAATAAGACTGTTCAAAGAAGAAATATTTGGGCCCATATTAAGTGTAACTGAGGCTAAGGATCTAGATGAGGCAATAAGATTAGTTAACGCTGTAGACTATGGTCATACTGCAGGTATAGTATCAACTGATATTAAAGCAATAAATGAATTTTTAGCTAGAGTTGAGGCTGGAGTAATAAAAGTTAATAAACCAACTGTAGGATTAGAACTTCAAGCACCTTTCGGTGGATTTAAGAATTCTGGTGCTACTACATGGAAAGAAATGGGAGAAGAAGCATTAGAATTCTACCTTAAAGAAAAGACAGTTTATGAGGGATGGTAA